In a genomic window of Cynocephalus volans isolate mCynVol1 chromosome 1, mCynVol1.pri, whole genome shotgun sequence:
- the BBS5 gene encoding Bardet-Biedl syndrome 5 protein isoform X4, translating to MSVLDALWEDRVVRFDVSSQQMKTRPGEVLIDCLDSIEDTKGNNGDRGRLLVTNLRIIWHSLALPRVNLSIGYNCILNITTRTANSKLRGQTEALYILTKCNNTRFEFIFTNLIPGSPRLFTSVIAVHRAYETSKMYRDFKLRSALIQNKQLRLLPQEHVYDKINGVWNLSSDQGNLGTFFITNVRIVWYANMNDSFNVSIPYLQIRSIKIRDSKFGLALVIESSQQSGGYVLGFKIDPVEKLRDSVKEINSLHKVYSASPIFGVDYEMEEKAYFADGNKQQDREPVFSEELGLAIEKLKDGFTLQGLWEVMS from the exons ATGTCTGTGCTGGACGCCCTTTGGGAGGACCGGGTTGTCCGCTTCGACGTGTCCTCGCA acaaatgaaaacaagacCTGGAGAAGTCCTTATTGATTGTTTAGATTCAATTGAAGACACCAAAGGAAATAATGGGGATAGAG gTAGACTCTTAGTAAcaaatttaagaattatttggCATTCTTTGGCATTACCCAGAGTCAATCTTT ctaTTGGTTACAACTGCATATTGAATATTACAACAAGGACTGCTAACTCT AAATTACGAGGCCAAACTGAAGCTCTTTACATACTAACAAAATGTAACAATACTCGCtttgaatttatatttacaaatttgATTCCTGGAAGTCCTAGACTTTTTACTTCTGTGATTGCAGTACACAG AGCATATGAAACTTCTAAAATGTATCGTGATTTTAAATTGAGAAGTGCACTGATTCAAAACAAGCAACTAAGATTATTACCACAAGAACATGTATATGATAAAATCAATGGCGTATGGAATTTATCCAGTGATCAG GGAAATTTAGGAACCTTTTTTATTACCAATGTGAGAATTGTGTGGTATGCAAATATGAATGACAGTTTTAACGTTAGTATCCCGTATCTGCAAATT CGTTCAATAAAGATTAGAGATTCAAAATTTGGATTAGCTCTTGTCATAGAAAGCTCTCAGCAG agCGGAGGATATGTTCTTGGCTTTAAAATAGATCCTGTGGAAAAACTACGAGACTCAGTTAAGGAAATCAATTCACTTCACAAAGTCTATTCTGCCAGTCCTATATTTGGAGTGGATTATGAGATGGAAGAAAAG GCTTATTTTGCTGATGGTAATAAG CAACAAGATCGTGAACCTGTATTTTCAGAAGAACTGGGGCTTGCAATAGAGAAATTGAAGGATGGATTCACCCTACAGGGACTTTGGGAAGTAATGAGTTGA
- the BBS5 gene encoding Bardet-Biedl syndrome 5 protein isoform X1, with the protein MSVLDALWEDRVVRFDVSSQQMKTRPGEVLIDCLDSIEDTKGNNGDRGRLLVTNLRIIWHSLALPRVNLSIGYNCILNITTRTANSKLRGQTEALYILTKCNNTRFEFIFTNLIPGSPRLFTSVIAVHRAYETSKMYRDFKLRSALIQNKQLRLLPQEHVYDKINGVWNLSSDQGNLGTFFITNVRIVWYANMNDSFNVSIPYLQIRSIKIRDSKFGLALVIESSQQSGGYVLGFKIDPVEKLRDSVKEINSLHKVYSASPIFGVDYEMEEKPQPLEALTVEQIQDDVEIDSDDHTDAFVAYFADGNKQQDREPVFSEELGLAIEKLKDGFTLQGLWEVMS; encoded by the exons ATGTCTGTGCTGGACGCCCTTTGGGAGGACCGGGTTGTCCGCTTCGACGTGTCCTCGCA acaaatgaaaacaagacCTGGAGAAGTCCTTATTGATTGTTTAGATTCAATTGAAGACACCAAAGGAAATAATGGGGATAGAG gTAGACTCTTAGTAAcaaatttaagaattatttggCATTCTTTGGCATTACCCAGAGTCAATCTTT ctaTTGGTTACAACTGCATATTGAATATTACAACAAGGACTGCTAACTCT AAATTACGAGGCCAAACTGAAGCTCTTTACATACTAACAAAATGTAACAATACTCGCtttgaatttatatttacaaatttgATTCCTGGAAGTCCTAGACTTTTTACTTCTGTGATTGCAGTACACAG AGCATATGAAACTTCTAAAATGTATCGTGATTTTAAATTGAGAAGTGCACTGATTCAAAACAAGCAACTAAGATTATTACCACAAGAACATGTATATGATAAAATCAATGGCGTATGGAATTTATCCAGTGATCAG GGAAATTTAGGAACCTTTTTTATTACCAATGTGAGAATTGTGTGGTATGCAAATATGAATGACAGTTTTAACGTTAGTATCCCGTATCTGCAAATT CGTTCAATAAAGATTAGAGATTCAAAATTTGGATTAGCTCTTGTCATAGAAAGCTCTCAGCAG agCGGAGGATATGTTCTTGGCTTTAAAATAGATCCTGTGGAAAAACTACGAGACTCAGTTAAGGAAATCAATTCACTTCACAAAGTCTATTCTGCCAGTCCTATATTTGGAGTGGATTATGAGATGGAAGAAAAG CCACAGCCCCTTGAAGCTCTGACAGTCGAACAAATTCAAGATGATGTAGAAATAGACTCTGATGATCACACAGATGCTTTTGTG GCTTATTTTGCTGATGGTAATAAG CAACAAGATCGTGAACCTGTATTTTCAGAAGAACTGGGGCTTGCAATAGAGAAATTGAAGGATGGATTCACCCTACAGGGACTTTGGGAAGTAATGAGTTGA
- the BBS5 gene encoding Bardet-Biedl syndrome 5 protein isoform X2, which yields MSVLDALWEDRVVRFDVSSQQMKTRPGEVLIDCLDSIEDTKGNNGDRGRLLVTNLRIIWHSLALPRVNLSIGYNCILNITTRTANSKLRGQTEALYILTKCNNTRFEFIFTNLIPGSPRLFTSVIAVHRAYETSKMYRDFKLRSALIQNKQLRLLPQEHVYDKINGVWNLSSDQGNLGTFFITNVRIVWYANMNDSFNVSIPYLQISGGYVLGFKIDPVEKLRDSVKEINSLHKVYSASPIFGVDYEMEEKPQPLEALTVEQIQDDVEIDSDDHTDAFVAYFADGNKQQDREPVFSEELGLAIEKLKDGFTLQGLWEVMS from the exons ATGTCTGTGCTGGACGCCCTTTGGGAGGACCGGGTTGTCCGCTTCGACGTGTCCTCGCA acaaatgaaaacaagacCTGGAGAAGTCCTTATTGATTGTTTAGATTCAATTGAAGACACCAAAGGAAATAATGGGGATAGAG gTAGACTCTTAGTAAcaaatttaagaattatttggCATTCTTTGGCATTACCCAGAGTCAATCTTT ctaTTGGTTACAACTGCATATTGAATATTACAACAAGGACTGCTAACTCT AAATTACGAGGCCAAACTGAAGCTCTTTACATACTAACAAAATGTAACAATACTCGCtttgaatttatatttacaaatttgATTCCTGGAAGTCCTAGACTTTTTACTTCTGTGATTGCAGTACACAG AGCATATGAAACTTCTAAAATGTATCGTGATTTTAAATTGAGAAGTGCACTGATTCAAAACAAGCAACTAAGATTATTACCACAAGAACATGTATATGATAAAATCAATGGCGTATGGAATTTATCCAGTGATCAG GGAAATTTAGGAACCTTTTTTATTACCAATGTGAGAATTGTGTGGTATGCAAATATGAATGACAGTTTTAACGTTAGTATCCCGTATCTGCAAATT agCGGAGGATATGTTCTTGGCTTTAAAATAGATCCTGTGGAAAAACTACGAGACTCAGTTAAGGAAATCAATTCACTTCACAAAGTCTATTCTGCCAGTCCTATATTTGGAGTGGATTATGAGATGGAAGAAAAG CCACAGCCCCTTGAAGCTCTGACAGTCGAACAAATTCAAGATGATGTAGAAATAGACTCTGATGATCACACAGATGCTTTTGTG GCTTATTTTGCTGATGGTAATAAG CAACAAGATCGTGAACCTGTATTTTCAGAAGAACTGGGGCTTGCAATAGAGAAATTGAAGGATGGATTCACCCTACAGGGACTTTGGGAAGTAATGAGTTGA
- the BBS5 gene encoding Bardet-Biedl syndrome 5 protein isoform X3, with protein sequence MKTRPGEVLIDCLDSIEDTKGNNGDRGRLLVTNLRIIWHSLALPRVNLSIGYNCILNITTRTANSKLRGQTEALYILTKCNNTRFEFIFTNLIPGSPRLFTSVIAVHRAYETSKMYRDFKLRSALIQNKQLRLLPQEHVYDKINGVWNLSSDQGNLGTFFITNVRIVWYANMNDSFNVSIPYLQIRSIKIRDSKFGLALVIESSQQSGGYVLGFKIDPVEKLRDSVKEINSLHKVYSASPIFGVDYEMEEKPQPLEALTVEQIQDDVEIDSDDHTDAFVAYFADGNKQQDREPVFSEELGLAIEKLKDGFTLQGLWEVMS encoded by the exons atgaaaacaagacCTGGAGAAGTCCTTATTGATTGTTTAGATTCAATTGAAGACACCAAAGGAAATAATGGGGATAGAG gTAGACTCTTAGTAAcaaatttaagaattatttggCATTCTTTGGCATTACCCAGAGTCAATCTTT ctaTTGGTTACAACTGCATATTGAATATTACAACAAGGACTGCTAACTCT AAATTACGAGGCCAAACTGAAGCTCTTTACATACTAACAAAATGTAACAATACTCGCtttgaatttatatttacaaatttgATTCCTGGAAGTCCTAGACTTTTTACTTCTGTGATTGCAGTACACAG AGCATATGAAACTTCTAAAATGTATCGTGATTTTAAATTGAGAAGTGCACTGATTCAAAACAAGCAACTAAGATTATTACCACAAGAACATGTATATGATAAAATCAATGGCGTATGGAATTTATCCAGTGATCAG GGAAATTTAGGAACCTTTTTTATTACCAATGTGAGAATTGTGTGGTATGCAAATATGAATGACAGTTTTAACGTTAGTATCCCGTATCTGCAAATT CGTTCAATAAAGATTAGAGATTCAAAATTTGGATTAGCTCTTGTCATAGAAAGCTCTCAGCAG agCGGAGGATATGTTCTTGGCTTTAAAATAGATCCTGTGGAAAAACTACGAGACTCAGTTAAGGAAATCAATTCACTTCACAAAGTCTATTCTGCCAGTCCTATATTTGGAGTGGATTATGAGATGGAAGAAAAG CCACAGCCCCTTGAAGCTCTGACAGTCGAACAAATTCAAGATGATGTAGAAATAGACTCTGATGATCACACAGATGCTTTTGTG GCTTATTTTGCTGATGGTAATAAG CAACAAGATCGTGAACCTGTATTTTCAGAAGAACTGGGGCTTGCAATAGAGAAATTGAAGGATGGATTCACCCTACAGGGACTTTGGGAAGTAATGAGTTGA